The proteins below are encoded in one region of Candidatus Eisenbacteria bacterium:
- a CDS encoding SUF system NifU family Fe-S cluster assembly protein: protein MDDLYRENILEHYKHPRNQGTLDHPDVSYEDANPLCGDRIRMDLKLRDGHIDQIRFSGHGCSISQAAASMLCEAVEGKPLEEVKKIGRDDVLEMLGIELGPVRLKCGLLALKTLKAGVYGITQWPGENEGEEGS from the coding sequence ATGGACGATCTCTACCGCGAGAACATCCTCGAGCACTACAAGCACCCGCGAAATCAGGGCACGCTCGATCACCCGGATGTCTCGTACGAGGATGCCAATCCGCTGTGCGGCGACCGCATTCGCATGGATCTGAAACTTCGTGACGGGCACATCGACCAGATCCGTTTCTCGGGCCACGGCTGCTCGATCAGCCAGGCCGCGGCGTCGATGCTGTGCGAGGCGGTGGAAGGAAAGCCGCTCGAAGAGGTGAAGAAGATCGGCCGCGATGACGTGCTCGAGATGCTCGGCATCGAGCTTGGCCCGGTGCGGCTCAAGTGCGGCCTGCTCGCGCTCAAGACGCTGAAGGCCGGCGTCTATGGAATCACCCAGTGGCCCGGTGAGAATGAAGGGGAGGAGGGGTCGTGA
- a CDS encoding non-heme iron oxygenase ferredoxin subunit: MSETRTGGFVTVAKAGEIPEGGIKVVRLGDQSLAIFKVDGSYHALEDVCTHDGGPLAEGTLEGHVIECPRHGARFDVRTGAVLSLPAMVPVPRYEVRVVGDDIQVAWS; this comes from the coding sequence GTGAGCGAGACGCGCACGGGAGGGTTCGTGACCGTCGCGAAGGCGGGTGAGATCCCGGAAGGGGGCATCAAGGTGGTGAGGCTCGGTGACCAGTCGCTCGCCATCTTCAAGGTCGATGGGAGCTACCATGCCCTGGAAGACGTGTGCACGCACGACGGTGGACCGCTGGCCGAAGGCACTCTCGAAGGCCACGTGATCGAGTGTCCGCGTCATGGCGCGCGCTTCGACGTGAGGACCGGTGCGGTGCTGTCGCTCCCCGCCATGGTCCCGGTGCCTCGGTACGAGGTGCGAGTGGTGGGCGACGATATCCAGGTGGCATGGTCATGA
- a CDS encoding ATP-binding protein, with the protein MNIAPLPRLVTSALAERLRAMPAIVVTGPRQAGKSTLVQRLAPGKRRYLSLDDLDVLDAARRDPEALVGGNEPVTLDEVQRAPELLRAVKRAIDRRRAVGRFLLTGSANLLMMRSVSESLAGRATYLTLWPMTRREQRGEGRAGLWEELIAAPDAQWLDLLSAGLDEPDDWRALALRGGFPTPAVEMKRSADREIWFDGYVRTYLERDLQALASISALPDFRRLMRAACLRLGQLVNQAEIGRDVGLPQPTMHRWLNLLETSYLLVRLPAYAVNRTKRLIKSPKLYWGDTGVALHLAGGAEPAGPHLENLVLQDLLAWRDARLERAELTYWRTASGEEVDFVIETEGRLLPIEIKAGARPGLGDAARLRSFRAEYGKKARAGLLLHTGRELHWLAPDVLAAPWWRVL; encoded by the coding sequence ATGAATATCGCTCCGCTGCCCCGGCTCGTCACGTCGGCGCTCGCCGAGCGGTTGCGCGCGATGCCGGCAATCGTGGTCACCGGTCCGCGACAGGCGGGCAAGAGCACGCTGGTGCAGCGCCTCGCGCCGGGCAAACGCCGCTACCTTTCGCTCGACGACCTGGATGTCCTCGACGCCGCGCGGCGGGACCCGGAGGCGCTCGTCGGCGGCAACGAACCCGTCACGCTTGATGAGGTGCAGCGCGCGCCGGAGTTGCTGCGCGCCGTAAAGCGCGCCATCGATCGGCGCCGCGCGGTGGGGCGGTTTCTGCTCACGGGCTCCGCGAACCTGCTGATGATGCGCAGCGTGTCCGAGTCGCTCGCCGGTCGCGCGACCTACCTCACCTTGTGGCCGATGACGCGCCGCGAGCAGCGCGGAGAGGGGCGCGCCGGCCTATGGGAGGAGCTGATCGCCGCGCCCGACGCGCAGTGGCTCGATCTGCTTTCGGCCGGTCTCGACGAGCCCGACGACTGGCGTGCGCTTGCGTTGCGGGGGGGCTTCCCGACTCCGGCCGTCGAGATGAAACGCTCCGCCGATCGCGAGATTTGGTTCGACGGCTATGTGCGCACGTATCTCGAACGGGACTTGCAGGCACTCGCGTCGATCAGCGCGCTGCCGGATTTCCGGCGTCTGATGCGGGCCGCCTGCCTGCGGCTCGGTCAGCTTGTCAATCAGGCGGAGATCGGCAGGGATGTCGGCTTGCCGCAGCCCACCATGCACCGCTGGCTCAATTTGCTCGAGACGTCATACCTTCTGGTTCGGCTCCCGGCCTACGCCGTGAACCGCACCAAACGCCTCATCAAGTCGCCGAAGCTCTACTGGGGCGATACCGGAGTCGCCCTGCATCTCGCAGGCGGTGCGGAGCCCGCCGGACCGCATCTCGAGAACCTGGTGCTCCAGGATCTGCTCGCGTGGCGCGACGCGCGGCTCGAACGGGCGGAACTCACGTACTGGCGCACGGCGAGCGGCGAGGAGGTGGATTTCGTGATCGAGACCGAAGGCCGTTTGCTGCCCATCGAGATCAAGGCCGGCGCCCGGCCCGGGCTCGGCGACGCGGCGCGCCTGCGAAGCTTCCGCGCGGAGTACGGCAAGAAGGCGCGCGCAGGGCTGCTACTGCACACGGGGCGAGAGCTCCATTGGCTGGCGCCGGATGTGCTGGCCGCACCATGGTGGCGGGTTCTATGA
- a CDS encoding DUF2214 family protein encodes MAVLAAVLSALHVLAIAIGLPAIYARTRALKGPLDAEGLRKVFVADAWWGLAAILWIVTGTFRAFGPFEKGASFYLGTWLFHLKLTLFVLVFLLEIMPMVGLIRWRMALKRGESPDVSAAPLYRMLSHIEMALVVVIVLVAAFMARGFGRIG; translated from the coding sequence ATGGCCGTCCTGGCCGCCGTTCTCTCTGCGCTTCACGTGCTGGCGATCGCGATCGGGTTGCCCGCGATCTATGCGAGGACCCGCGCCCTCAAAGGGCCGCTCGATGCCGAGGGCCTGCGCAAAGTATTCGTCGCCGATGCCTGGTGGGGCCTGGCCGCCATCCTTTGGATCGTGACGGGGACGTTCCGGGCTTTCGGTCCCTTCGAGAAGGGCGCGTCGTTCTACCTCGGCACCTGGCTCTTCCACCTGAAGCTCACGCTGTTCGTGCTGGTCTTCCTGCTCGAGATCATGCCGATGGTCGGACTGATCCGCTGGCGCATGGCCCTCAAACGTGGCGAGAGTCCCGACGTTTCCGCGGCGCCCCTCTACCGGATGCTGAGCCACATCGAGATGGCGCTGGTGGTGGTGATCGTGCTTGTCGCCGCCTTCATGGCGCGCGGCTTCGGCCGCATCGGGTAG
- a CDS encoding metal-sulfur cluster assembly factor, translated as MSEENEKKDPAPEEAKAAAPEATPQPATPAAAPSQQEMAIRSALETVMDPEIGLSVIDLGLIREVLVEPDRTQIKMMLTTPFCPYAPQMIADVKAATQSVVPQECEVEILPDAWSPDLMPDPGLLGFSY; from the coding sequence ATGAGCGAAGAGAACGAGAAGAAGGACCCGGCGCCCGAGGAGGCGAAGGCCGCGGCACCCGAAGCCACGCCGCAGCCGGCGACACCTGCTGCCGCTCCAAGCCAGCAGGAGATGGCGATCCGCTCGGCGCTCGAGACCGTGATGGACCCGGAGATCGGCCTCTCGGTGATCGACCTCGGCCTGATCCGGGAGGTCCTCGTCGAGCCGGACAGGACGCAGATCAAGATGATGCTCACGACGCCCTTCTGTCCCTACGCGCCGCAGATGATCGCCGACGTGAAAGCGGCGACGCAGAGCGTGGTGCCCCAGGAGTGCGAGGTGGAGATCCTGCCGGACGCCTGGAGCCCGGACTTGATGCCGGATCCCGGGCTGCTCGGCTTCTCTTACTGA
- a CDS encoding SDR family oxidoreductase — translation MSERRRFANKVVLVTGASSGIGRACALALGKEGARVVAAGRRAERLEETAKAIRAAGSECEIVTGDVRDQATCEAWVKTAAARFGGLDGLVNAAGVIGSGGLLDIDAAEWDRVMDSNLRSIFLMTKAAARALIERKGSIVNLSSVAGPRPYPNVLAYCVSKAGVDQLTRCAALDLAPHGVRVNAVNPGVVVTELHTVTNAIADYEGFLERSKTTHPLGRVGNVEEVAALVLFLLSDETPWVTGATYAIDGGRALASAR, via the coding sequence ATGTCCGAAAGACGCCGCTTCGCCAACAAGGTCGTGCTCGTCACCGGCGCCTCCAGCGGTATCGGACGCGCGTGCGCGCTCGCGCTCGGTAAGGAAGGCGCCAGGGTGGTCGCCGCGGGAAGGCGCGCCGAGCGCCTGGAAGAGACGGCAAAGGCCATCCGCGCAGCCGGCAGCGAGTGCGAGATCGTGACCGGCGACGTCCGCGATCAGGCGACGTGCGAGGCCTGGGTGAAGACCGCGGCCGCGCGTTTCGGCGGACTGGATGGCCTGGTGAACGCCGCGGGCGTGATCGGCAGCGGCGGCTTGCTCGACATCGATGCGGCGGAGTGGGACCGGGTCATGGACTCCAACCTCAGGTCGATCTTCCTCATGACCAAAGCGGCCGCCCGTGCGCTCATCGAGCGCAAGGGCAGCATCGTGAACCTCTCCTCGGTGGCAGGACCGAGGCCGTACCCCAACGTCCTCGCCTATTGCGTGAGCAAGGCTGGCGTCGATCAGCTCACCCGCTGCGCCGCGCTGGATCTGGCGCCCCACGGTGTGCGGGTGAATGCGGTCAATCCGGGCGTCGTGGTCACCGAGCTCCACACCGTGACCAACGCGATTGCGGACTACGAGGGCTTTCTCGAGCGCTCCAAGACCACGCATCCGCTGGGACGGGTCGGAAACGTGGAGGAAGTGGCGGCGCTCGTGCTCTTCCTGCTCAGCGACGAGACGCCGTGGGTGACGGGAGCGACCTATGCCATCGACGGAGGCCGTGCCCTCGCCAGCGCCCGCTAA
- a CDS encoding alpha/beta hydrolase produces MPSPAPAKSRRRVSRLALAIALAALLAIAWFLFVPPFARFPGRPRPAPDYAQAIQRVEALRAADKGELHPLCRLELMTHGHRTERAVVLLHGLTNCPRQFVSLGRTLHERGANVLIARIPHHGLADRLTPDLANLTAQELTRFGDEVVDIGHGLGDSVSVAGLSLGAVLAAWLAQERNDVDRAVIIAPVFGVPQLWSPLTPGLTRFFLWIPNQFVWWDDKLREKVLGPTYVYPRFSTRGLGEVLRLGCAVTVSAGRAAPRARSITMVTIENDHAINNQSAREVVRAWRARAGERIKDYEFPGSLKLGHDLIDPLQPYQQVDVVYPVLADLMLCP; encoded by the coding sequence GTGCCCTCGCCAGCGCCCGCTAAGTCTCGGCGGCGTGTCAGCCGGCTGGCGCTGGCCATCGCGCTCGCCGCCCTGCTGGCGATCGCCTGGTTCCTGTTCGTCCCGCCCTTCGCGCGATTTCCGGGCCGTCCTCGCCCTGCGCCGGATTACGCGCAGGCGATCCAGCGCGTCGAGGCGCTTCGCGCGGCGGACAAAGGAGAGCTCCATCCCCTGTGCCGGCTCGAGCTGATGACGCACGGACACCGCACCGAGCGCGCCGTGGTGCTCCTCCACGGACTGACCAATTGCCCGAGGCAGTTCGTGAGCCTGGGCCGCACGCTGCACGAGCGCGGGGCCAACGTTCTGATCGCGCGCATTCCACACCACGGGCTGGCGGACCGATTGACGCCCGATCTCGCCAACCTCACGGCTCAAGAGCTGACGCGCTTCGGGGACGAAGTCGTCGACATCGGGCACGGGCTCGGGGACAGCGTGTCGGTCGCGGGACTCTCGCTCGGCGCGGTGCTCGCGGCGTGGCTCGCGCAGGAGCGAAACGACGTGGATCGTGCCGTGATCATCGCGCCGGTGTTCGGCGTCCCTCAGCTCTGGTCGCCGCTCACGCCCGGGCTGACGCGATTCTTCCTCTGGATTCCCAACCAGTTCGTGTGGTGGGACGACAAGCTCCGCGAGAAGGTCCTGGGGCCGACGTACGTCTATCCGCGTTTCTCGACGCGCGGGCTCGGCGAGGTCTTGCGCCTGGGCTGCGCGGTGACGGTGTCCGCGGGTCGCGCCGCGCCGAGGGCAAGGTCGATCACGATGGTGACGATCGAGAACGATCACGCGATCAACAACCAGTCGGCGCGCGAGGTCGTGCGGGCGTGGCGCGCGCGAGCGGGAGAGCGCATCAAGGACTACGAATTCCCCGGCTCCCTGAAGCTCGGGCACGACCTCATCGATCCGCTGCAGCCCTACCAGCAGGTCGACGTCGTATACCCCGTGCTGGCTGACCTGATGCTGTGTCCCTGA